In Eriocheir sinensis breed Jianghai 21 chromosome 64, ASM2467909v1, whole genome shotgun sequence, one DNA window encodes the following:
- the LOC126987406 gene encoding uncharacterized protein LOC126987406 has protein sequence MGIHEDEAKKNHSHRVQHMFATGGGKPMPSPLKEDQLIMSTLSRELEPATQQCDTLDPNIVVVDASEVEQWQPEVPSFVKTILRIVEYAHQQDASEHDFFL, from the exons ATGGGAATACACGAAGATGAG GCAAAGAAGAACCACAGCCACCGTGTGCAGCACATGTTTGCAACTGGTGGAGGGAAACCCATGCCTTCACCACTTAAAGAAGACCAGCTGATCATGTCAACCCTCTCGCGGGAGCTGGAACCTGCGACCCAGCAGTGTGACACCCTGGATCCAAACATTGTGGTCGTGGATGCCTCTGAAGTTG AGCAATGGCAGCCAGAGGTTCCTTCGTTTGTGAAAACCATTCTACGTATTGTGGAATATGCTCATCAACAAGACGCCTCGGAACATGACTTCTTTCTCTGA